A stretch of Pseudomonas sp. CCC3.1 DNA encodes these proteins:
- a CDS encoding amino acid ABC transporter ATP-binding protein — MIEVRELVKVFDTRGHIVRAVDNVTTQVAKGEVLVVIGPSGSGKSTFLRCLNGLEEFDSGSVSIDGVDLANPKTDVNAYRREVGMVFQHFNLFPHMTVLENLCLAQKVVRKRGKAEREAKARELLEKVGIGQKANEYPSRLSGGQQQRVAIARALAMDPKVMLFDEPTSALDPEMVGEVLDVMKTLAQEGMTMVCVTHEMGFAREVANRVLFFDHGKLLEDSAPEDFFNSPKDLRAQAFLRQVL, encoded by the coding sequence GTGATTGAAGTTCGCGAACTGGTAAAAGTCTTCGATACGCGCGGGCACATCGTGCGTGCGGTCGATAACGTGACCACTCAGGTTGCCAAGGGCGAAGTGTTGGTGGTGATCGGCCCGTCCGGTTCCGGCAAGTCGACCTTTCTGCGTTGCCTCAACGGCCTGGAAGAGTTCGACTCGGGTTCGGTCAGCATCGATGGTGTGGATTTGGCCAACCCCAAAACCGATGTCAACGCTTACCGGCGTGAAGTCGGCATGGTGTTCCAGCATTTCAACCTGTTCCCGCACATGACCGTGCTCGAAAACCTGTGCCTGGCGCAGAAAGTCGTGCGCAAGCGTGGCAAGGCCGAGCGCGAGGCCAAGGCCCGCGAGTTGCTGGAGAAGGTCGGAATCGGGCAAAAGGCCAACGAATACCCCTCGCGCCTTTCGGGCGGCCAGCAACAGCGCGTGGCCATTGCCCGTGCGCTGGCGATGGATCCCAAAGTCATGCTGTTCGATGAGCCGACGTCGGCGCTTGACCCGGAGATGGTGGGCGAAGTGCTCGACGTGATGAAGACCTTGGCGCAGGAAGGCATGACCATGGTCTGCGTGACTCACGAAATGGGCTTTGCCCGAGAAGTCGCGAACCGCGTGCTGTTCTTCGATCACGGCAAACTGCTGGAAGACTCCGCCCCGGAGGACTTCTTCAACTCACCGAAAGACCTGCGCGCTCAGGCGTTCTTGCGTCAGGTGTTGTAA
- a CDS encoding glucan biosynthesis protein G, giving the protein MIVSPFNAPKMSAKRLRNALVTGSALFCLFGAGQLWAFSLDDVAAQAKTLAEQKYQAPRSNLPNEFRDMKFADYQKIQFKREKAQWAGDKTPFKLSFYHQGMHFDTPVKINEVTSDKVEEIKYDASRFDFGDVKFDPKATENLGWAGFRVLYPINKADKQDEIMTMLGASYFRVIGKGQTYGLSARGMAIDTALPSGEEFPRFTEFWIERPKPNDKHLVIFALLDSPRATGAYRFILRPGVDTVVDVKAQMFLRDKVGKLGIAPLTSMYLFGANQPSKVLNYRRELHDSSGLAIHAGNGEWIWRPLNNPKHLAVSNFAVENPRGFGLLQRGRDFSHYEDLDDRYDKRPSAWIEPQGDWGKGTVDLVEIPTADETNDNIVAFWSPGTLPEPGKPFDYAYRLHWTLDEAALHPTDSAWVKQTLRSTGDVKQSNLIRQPDGSVAYLIDFEGPSLEKLPADAPVRSQVSVGDNADLVENNLRYNPETKGWRLTLRLKVKDPSKSTELRAALVQDVEQAPATVAKAEKVAAKVHEKKEHKDDKAKDAKAKDAKAPAAEAAPATPEPVKTEKVLTETWSYQLPADE; this is encoded by the coding sequence GTGATTGTTAGTCCATTTAATGCACCAAAAATGTCTGCCAAGCGGTTGCGTAACGCACTGGTGACGGGCTCTGCGCTCTTTTGCTTGTTCGGTGCGGGTCAACTGTGGGCATTCAGTCTGGATGACGTGGCGGCGCAGGCTAAAACCCTGGCCGAGCAGAAATACCAAGCGCCACGCAGCAACTTGCCAAATGAGTTCCGCGACATGAAGTTTGCGGACTACCAGAAAATTCAGTTCAAACGTGAAAAAGCCCAATGGGCCGGGGACAAGACCCCGTTCAAACTGTCCTTCTATCACCAGGGCATGCATTTCGACACGCCGGTGAAAATCAACGAAGTGACGTCCGACAAGGTCGAAGAGATCAAATACGACGCGAGTCGCTTTGATTTTGGCGATGTGAAATTTGACCCTAAAGCCACCGAGAACCTCGGCTGGGCGGGTTTCCGCGTGTTGTACCCCATCAACAAAGCGGACAAGCAAGACGAAATCATGACCATGCTGGGCGCGAGCTACTTCCGCGTGATCGGCAAGGGCCAGACCTACGGCTTGTCGGCGCGTGGCATGGCGATTGATACCGCATTGCCATCGGGCGAAGAGTTCCCGCGCTTCACCGAGTTCTGGATTGAACGTCCAAAACCTAACGACAAACACCTGGTGATCTTCGCGTTGCTGGATTCGCCGCGTGCGACCGGCGCTTACCGCTTTATCCTGCGTCCTGGCGTAGACACGGTGGTCGACGTGAAAGCGCAAATGTTCCTGCGTGACAAAGTAGGCAAGCTGGGCATCGCTCCGCTGACCAGCATGTACCTGTTCGGCGCCAACCAGCCGTCCAAAGTGCTTAACTACCGCCGCGAACTGCACGATTCGTCGGGCCTGGCGATTCATGCTGGCAACGGCGAGTGGATCTGGCGTCCGCTGAACAACCCGAAACACTTGGCAGTGAGCAACTTTGCCGTTGAAAACCCGCGTGGTTTTGGCTTGCTGCAACGTGGCCGTGACTTCAGCCACTACGAAGACCTCGACGACCGTTACGACAAACGCCCAAGCGCGTGGATCGAGCCACAGGGTGATTGGGGTAAAGGGACTGTCGATCTGGTAGAAATTCCGACAGCTGACGAAACCAACGACAACATCGTTGCGTTCTGGAGCCCGGGCACGCTGCCAGAGCCAGGCAAACCGTTTGACTACGCCTACCGCCTGCACTGGACCCTGGACGAAGCGGCACTGCACCCGACTGACAGCGCGTGGGTTAAACAAACCTTGCGTTCGACCGGTGACGTCAAGCAATCCAACCTGATCCGTCAGCCTGACGGCAGCGTGGCCTACCTGATTGACTTCGAAGGTCCGTCGCTGGAAAAACTGCCAGCCGATGCGCCTGTTCGTAGCCAAGTGAGTGTGGGTGACAACGCTGATCTGGTTGAGAACAACCTGCGCTACAACCCGGAAACCAAGGGCTGGCGCTTGACCTTGCGCTTGAAAGTCAAAGACCCGAGCAAGTCCACCGAACTGCGTGCGGCCCTGGTTCAAGACGTTGAGCAAGCCCCTGCAACCGTGGCCAAGGCTGAGAAAGTGGCAGCCAAAGTGCACGAGAAGAAAGAGCACAAAGACGATAAAGCCAAGGACGCTAAAGCCAAGGACGCTAAAGCTCCGGCAGCCGAGGCAGCCCCCGCCACGCCAGAACCGGTGAAGACTGAAAAAGTGTTGACCGAGACCTGGAGCTACCAGTTGCCAGCCGATGAGTAA
- the pip gene encoding prolyl aminopeptidase yields MQTLFPQIKPYARHDLAVDGPHVLYVDESGTPDGLPVVFVHGGPGSGCDANSRCYFDPGVYRIITFDQRGCGRSTPHASLDNNTTWDLVADMERIRLFLGIDKWVLFGGSWGSTLSLAYAQSHPDRVHGLILRGIFLARPQEIEWFYQAGASRIFPDYWQDYIAPIPPEERDDLLTAFHKRLTGNDQIAQMHAAKAWSTWEGRTATLRPNPQVVERFCDPHRALSIARIECHYFTNNAFLEPNQLIRDMHKIAHLPAVIVHGRYDVICPLDNAWELHQNWPGSELQVIRDAGHAASETGITDALVRATEQMASSLLNLQPDEA; encoded by the coding sequence ATGCAGACCTTGTTCCCGCAGATCAAACCCTACGCCCGGCACGATCTTGCTGTTGATGGGCCGCATGTACTTTACGTCGATGAAAGTGGCACGCCCGACGGTTTGCCGGTGGTGTTTGTCCACGGGGGGCCGGGCTCGGGCTGTGATGCCAACAGCCGCTGTTATTTCGATCCGGGTGTGTACCGCATCATCACCTTCGATCAACGCGGGTGCGGGCGTTCAACCCCGCACGCCAGCCTTGATAACAACACCACTTGGGATCTGGTGGCCGACATGGAGCGGATTCGTCTGTTCTTGGGCATCGATAAATGGGTGCTGTTTGGCGGCTCTTGGGGCTCTACCCTGTCGCTGGCGTACGCGCAAAGCCATCCAGACCGTGTGCACGGCCTGATTCTGCGTGGGATCTTCCTGGCGCGCCCGCAAGAGATTGAATGGTTCTACCAGGCGGGCGCCAGTCGAATCTTCCCGGACTATTGGCAGGACTACATCGCGCCGATTCCGCCGGAAGAACGTGACGATTTGCTCACCGCCTTCCATAAGCGCCTGACCGGCAATGACCAGATCGCACAAATGCACGCGGCCAAGGCTTGGTCGACGTGGGAAGGCCGCACGGCGACGCTGCGCCCCAACCCGCAAGTGGTTGAGCGTTTCTGCGACCCGCATCGCGCCTTGTCGATTGCCCGTATCGAATGCCATTACTTCACCAACAATGCATTTCTTGAACCGAATCAACTGATCCGCGACATGCATAAAATCGCCCATTTGCCGGCAGTGATCGTGCATGGCCGCTACGACGTGATTTGCCCGCTGGATAACGCCTGGGAATTGCACCAGAACTGGCCGGGCAGCGAGCTGCAAGTAATACGCGATGCGGGTCACGCAGCCTCTGAAACCGGTATTACCGATGCGCTGGTGCGCGCGACCGAGCAAATGGCGAGCAGCCTGCTCAACTTGCAGCCCGACGAAGCATGA
- the hutI gene encoding imidazolonepropionase yields the protein MKTLWQHCNVATMANGTYSIIEDAAIVTRDEYIEWVGPRLNLPHGEYDQTVGLEGAWVTPGLIDCHTHTVFGGNRSGEFEQRLQGVSYADIAAAGGGIASTVRATRAASEDELFASARQRLLCLLRDGVTSVEIKSGYGLSLESERKILRVIRRLGEELPVTVRSTCLAAHALPPEYKDRADDYIEHICTHMLPALAAEGLVDAVDAFCEYLAFSPEQVERVFQVAQQLGLPVKLHAEQLSSLHGSSLAARYQALSADHLEFMTEEDAIAMAQSGTVAVLLPGAFYFLRETQLPPMDALRKHGVKIAIASDLNPGTSPGLSLRLMLNMACTLFRMTPEEALAGVTLHAATALGMGETHGSLEPGKVADFVAWNIDRPADLAYWLGGDLDKRVVRHGVDVTL from the coding sequence ATGAAAACGCTTTGGCAACACTGCAACGTCGCGACCATGGCCAATGGCACGTACTCGATCATCGAAGACGCGGCCATCGTGACCCGCGATGAATACATCGAGTGGGTGGGGCCCCGTCTGAATCTGCCACACGGCGAGTACGACCAGACCGTGGGCCTTGAAGGCGCATGGGTCACGCCGGGGTTGATCGATTGCCATACCCACACGGTGTTTGGCGGCAATCGCAGTGGCGAGTTCGAACAGCGCCTGCAAGGCGTGAGTTATGCCGACATCGCCGCTGCGGGAGGCGGGATTGCCAGCACTGTGCGTGCGACCCGCGCGGCCAGCGAAGACGAACTGTTCGCCAGTGCCCGTCAGCGCTTGCTGTGTTTGCTGCGCGATGGCGTGACCAGCGTTGAGATCAAGTCCGGCTACGGCCTGAGCCTGGAGAGCGAACGCAAAATCCTGCGGGTGATTCGTCGTCTGGGCGAAGAACTGCCGGTCACTGTGCGCAGCACCTGCCTGGCGGCGCACGCGTTGCCGCCGGAATACAAAGACCGCGCCGACGACTACATCGAGCACATCTGCACGCACATGCTGCCCGCGCTGGCGGCCGAAGGGCTGGTGGATGCGGTGGATGCCTTCTGCGAGTACCTGGCGTTTTCGCCCGAGCAGGTCGAGCGGGTGTTCCAAGTGGCGCAGCAGTTGGGGTTGCCGGTCAAGTTACACGCCGAGCAACTGTCTTCGTTGCACGGCTCAAGCCTGGCGGCGCGTTATCAGGCGTTGTCGGCCGATCACCTGGAATTCATGACCGAAGAAGACGCCATCGCCATGGCGCAGTCCGGGACCGTGGCGGTGTTGTTGCCGGGCGCGTTTTACTTTTTGCGCGAAACTCAACTGCCGCCGATGGACGCCCTGCGCAAGCATGGCGTCAAAATCGCCATCGCCAGCGACCTCAATCCGGGCACCTCGCCGGGCTTGTCGCTGCGCCTGATGCTGAACATGGCCTGCACCTTGTTCCGCATGACCCCCGAAGAAGCCTTGGCGGGCGTCACCCTGCACGCTGCCACGGCCTTGGGCATGGGCGAGACCCACGGCTCACTGGAGCCCGGAAAAGTGGCTGATTTTGTGGCCTGGAACATTGATCGCCCGGCAGACCTTGCGTACTGGCTGGGCGGAGATCTGGACAAACGCGTCGTGCGCCATGGCGTTGACGTCACGCTTTAG
- a CDS encoding transporter substrate-binding domain-containing protein, with product MKNFVSKLLCGVAALLAVSAAHAGAIDDAVKRGTLKVGMDPTYMPFEMTNKRGQIIGFEVDLLKAMAKSMGVKLELVSTGYDGIIPALMTNKFDMIGSGMTLTQERNLRLNFSEPFIVVGQTLLIRKELADKIKSYKDLNDPQYRLTSKIGTTGEIVARKLMSKAQYHGYDNEPEAVLDVVNGKADAFIYDAPYNVVAVNKFGNGKLEFLDKPFTYEPLAFGLKKGDYDSINFINNFLHQIHEDGTYDRIHDKWFKDTAWLKDME from the coding sequence ATGAAAAATTTTGTCTCGAAACTGCTGTGCGGCGTCGCTGCCTTATTGGCGGTCAGCGCAGCCCATGCCGGCGCCATTGACGACGCGGTCAAGCGCGGCACATTGAAAGTGGGCATGGACCCGACTTACATGCCCTTCGAAATGACCAACAAGCGCGGTCAGATCATTGGCTTTGAAGTTGACTTGCTCAAAGCCATGGCCAAGTCCATGGGCGTCAAACTGGAGCTGGTGTCCACCGGCTACGACGGCATCATCCCGGCCTTGATGACCAACAAATTCGACATGATCGGCAGCGGCATGACCCTGACTCAGGAACGCAACCTGCGCCTGAACTTCAGCGAACCCTTCATTGTGGTCGGCCAGACCCTGCTGATCCGCAAGGAACTGGCAGACAAGATCAAGTCGTACAAAGACCTCAACGACCCGCAATACCGCCTGACCTCGAAAATCGGCACAACGGGTGAAATCGTTGCCCGCAAGCTGATGTCCAAAGCCCAGTACCACGGCTATGACAACGAGCCTGAAGCCGTGCTGGATGTGGTTAACGGCAAAGCTGATGCCTTTATCTATGACGCGCCTTACAACGTTGTAGCGGTTAACAAGTTCGGTAACGGCAAGCTGGAGTTCCTCGACAAGCCGTTCACCTACGAGCCGTTGGCCTTTGGTCTGAAGAAAGGCGACTACGACAGCATTAACTTCATCAACAACTTCCTGCACCAGATCCACGAAGACGGCACCTACGATCGCATCCATGACAAGTGGTTCAAAGACACCGCGTGGCTCAAAGACATGGAATAA
- a CDS encoding amino acid ABC transporter permease codes for MKQKKAQWPWHVLTVLILIGLAGALYYATSLMSYEWRWNRVPQYFAYQAEEAQRAAETSTVIEVVRNGGKAEVVLRGDDGAEQRLTVADNSLQLAEGDDVAEGDVIGVNRHWAAGPLLLGLWTTVWLSLVSGVLGLLIGLATGLCRLSNNPTLRDLSTLYVELVRGTPLLVQIFIFYFFIGTVLNLSREFAGIAALSLFTGAYVAEIVRSGVQSIARGQSEAARSLGLNASQSMRHVVLPQAFKRVLPPLAGQFISLVKDTSLVSVIAITELLKSGREVITTSFSPFEILFCVAGLYLLINLPLSHLASRLERRLAQSD; via the coding sequence ATCAAACAGAAAAAAGCCCAGTGGCCCTGGCACGTATTGACCGTGCTGATCCTCATCGGTCTGGCAGGTGCGTTGTATTACGCCACTTCGCTGATGTCCTACGAGTGGCGCTGGAACCGAGTCCCGCAGTACTTCGCCTATCAGGCCGAAGAAGCTCAACGGGCCGCTGAAACCTCGACCGTGATTGAAGTGGTACGCAACGGCGGCAAAGCCGAAGTCGTGCTACGCGGCGACGATGGCGCTGAACAGCGTCTGACCGTGGCCGACAACAGCCTGCAATTGGCTGAAGGCGACGATGTGGCCGAAGGCGATGTGATCGGTGTTAACCGCCATTGGGCAGCAGGGCCGCTGCTTCTGGGCTTGTGGACCACCGTTTGGCTGTCACTGGTGTCTGGCGTGTTGGGCTTGCTGATCGGACTGGCCACTGGCCTGTGCCGGCTGTCGAACAACCCGACCTTGCGCGACCTCTCGACCCTGTACGTCGAACTGGTGCGCGGTACGCCGCTGCTGGTACAGATTTTCATCTTCTACTTCTTTATTGGCACCGTACTCAACCTGTCCCGCGAATTTGCCGGCATTGCCGCTTTGTCGTTGTTCACCGGTGCGTACGTAGCCGAAATCGTGCGTTCGGGCGTCCAGTCCATCGCCCGGGGCCAGAGCGAAGCGGCACGCTCGCTGGGCCTCAATGCCAGCCAGTCGATGCGCCACGTGGTACTGCCGCAAGCCTTCAAGCGGGTACTGCCGCCGTTGGCCGGGCAATTTATCAGCCTGGTCAAAGACACCTCGCTGGTGTCGGTGATTGCCATTACCGAACTGCTTAAAAGTGGCCGTGAAGTCATCACCACCTCGTTCTCGCCGTTCGAAATCCTGTTCTGCGTGGCGGGCCTGTACTTGTTGATCAACCTGCCGCTGTCGCATTTGGCCAGCCGGCTTGAGCGGAGGCTCGCGCAAAGTGATTGA
- the hutG gene encoding N-formylglutamate deformylase, with the protein MDKVLTFKQGRVPLLISMPHAGLKLTPAVEAGLIPEAQSLPDTDWHIPSLYEFAEQLGASTLAAQYSRFVIDLNRPEDDAPLYVGATTGLFPATLFDGFPLFREGQVPTAQERATYLQTIWQPYHQTLQQELKRLKAEFGYALLFDAHSIRSHVPHLFEGRLPDFNLGTFNGASCDPHLASDLEAICAEHPAYSHVLNGRFKGGHITRHYGSPVDNIHAVQLELSQCNYMEEFEPFNYREDLAAPTQVVLEQLLTRMIEWGQERYA; encoded by the coding sequence GTGGATAAGGTTCTGACATTCAAACAAGGTCGCGTGCCCTTGCTGATCAGCATGCCCCACGCGGGGTTAAAGCTGACGCCTGCGGTCGAGGCCGGGCTGATTCCCGAGGCGCAAAGCCTGCCGGACACCGACTGGCACATCCCCAGTCTCTACGAATTTGCTGAGCAACTGGGGGCCAGCACGTTAGCGGCGCAGTATTCGCGGTTTGTCATCGACCTCAATCGCCCCGAAGACGACGCCCCGCTGTACGTAGGCGCGACCACCGGGTTATTCCCGGCCACCCTGTTTGACGGCTTCCCGTTGTTTCGCGAAGGGCAAGTGCCGACTGCGCAAGAGCGTGCGACCTACCTGCAAACGATTTGGCAGCCCTACCATCAGACTTTGCAGCAGGAGCTAAAGCGCCTCAAAGCCGAATTTGGCTACGCGCTGCTGTTTGACGCGCACTCCATCCGCTCGCACGTGCCGCACCTGTTTGAAGGGCGTTTGCCGGACTTCAACCTCGGAACGTTCAATGGCGCCAGTTGTGATCCGCACCTGGCGAGTGACCTTGAAGCGATCTGCGCCGAACACCCGGCCTACAGCCATGTACTGAACGGGCGTTTCAAAGGTGGCCACATCACCCGGCATTACGGCAGCCCTGTGGATAACATTCACGCTGTGCAACTGGAATTGTCGCAGTGCAACTACATGGAAGAGTTTGAGCCGTTCAACTACCGCGAAGACCTGGCAGCCCCGACGCAGGTGGTGCTTGAGCAGTTGCTGACGCGGATGATCGAGTGGGGGCAGGAGCGCTACGCCTAA
- the mdoH gene encoding glucans biosynthesis glucosyltransferase MdoH — protein sequence MSNAHTQPVSLDEYLAHLPLSEEQRADLANCTSFAELHERLSARTDIDAAEAAQASVGTRLNLTTAAELEEAEMLALDASGRVMLKATPPIRRTKVVPEPWRTNILVRGWRRLTGRSNPPAPKIDERVLPKARWRTVGSIRRYILLVLMLGQTIVAGWYMKGIMPYQGWSFVDLDEVMHQPLMQTAQQVLPYALQTSILILFGILFCWVSAGFWTALMGFLELLTGHDKYRISGASAGDEPIPEQARTALVMPICNEDVTRVFAGLRATYESVAATGDLDRFDFFVLSDSNDPDICVAEQQAWLDVCRETEGFGRIFYRRRRRRVKRKSGNLDDFCRRWGGDYKYMVVLDADSVMSGECLTSLVRLMEATPDAGIIQTAPRASGMDTLYARMQQFATRVYGPLFTAGLHFWQLGESHYWGHNAIIRMKPFIEHCALAPLPGKGAFAGAILSHDFVEAALMRRAGWGVWIAYDLPGSYEELPPNLLDELKRDRRWCHGNLMNFRLFLVKGMHPVHRAVFLTGVMSYLSAPLWFFFLLLSTALLAVNTLMEPQYFMEPRQLYPLWPQWHPDKAVALFSTTIVLLFLPKLLSIILIWAKGAKQFGGKFKVTLSMLLEMLFSMLLAPVRMIFHTRFVLAAFLGWAATWNSPQRDDDSTPWSEAVRRHGPQTLLGAAWAALVLWLNPSFLWWLVPIVGSLMLSIPVSVISSRVKLGLKSRDESLFLIPEEYAPPRELSATAEYTHENRYHALNDGFVRAVVDPQQNALACALATSRHREAEPIEWLRTERVRQALKVGPQGLSNNERMALLSDPVALARLHALVWSEGHEDWLNAWRETVAAQPHAPLLPLQPAA from the coding sequence ATGAGTAATGCTCACACTCAGCCAGTCTCGCTTGACGAGTACCTGGCGCACTTGCCACTGAGCGAGGAGCAGCGCGCCGACTTGGCGAACTGCACCTCGTTTGCCGAGTTGCATGAACGTCTGTCAGCGCGCACCGACATCGATGCTGCCGAGGCCGCTCAGGCGTCGGTCGGCACACGTCTGAACCTCACAACGGCTGCCGAACTCGAGGAAGCAGAAATGCTCGCCCTCGACGCCAGTGGCCGGGTGATGCTCAAGGCCACGCCGCCGATTCGTCGCACTAAGGTGGTACCCGAGCCATGGCGCACCAATATTCTGGTTCGTGGCTGGCGCCGTCTGACGGGTCGCAGCAACCCGCCTGCGCCGAAAATCGACGAGCGCGTACTGCCTAAGGCGCGCTGGCGGACGGTGGGCTCGATCCGCCGTTACATCCTGCTGGTGCTGATGCTCGGTCAAACCATCGTCGCTGGCTGGTACATGAAAGGCATCATGCCGTACCAGGGCTGGTCGTTCGTTGATCTGGACGAAGTCATGCATCAGCCGTTGATGCAGACCGCGCAGCAAGTGCTGCCGTATGCCTTGCAAACCAGCATCCTGATTTTGTTCGGGATTCTTTTTTGCTGGGTTTCGGCGGGGTTCTGGACCGCCCTCATGGGCTTCCTTGAGCTGCTGACCGGGCACGACAAATACCGCATTTCCGGCGCCAGCGCTGGCGATGAGCCGATCCCGGAGCAGGCGCGTACTGCGCTGGTGATGCCGATCTGTAACGAAGACGTGACCCGTGTGTTTGCGGGCCTGCGGGCAACGTACGAATCGGTAGCGGCCACGGGTGACCTGGACCGCTTCGACTTTTTCGTCCTCAGTGACAGTAACGACCCTGACATTTGCGTCGCCGAGCAACAGGCCTGGTTGGATGTTTGCCGCGAAACAGAAGGCTTCGGGCGGATTTTCTATCGCCGTCGTCGCCGTCGTGTGAAACGTAAAAGCGGCAACCTCGACGACTTCTGCCGTCGCTGGGGCGGCGACTACAAGTACATGGTGGTGCTCGACGCCGACAGCGTCATGAGCGGTGAATGCCTGACCAGCCTGGTGCGCTTGATGGAAGCCACGCCAGACGCAGGCATCATCCAGACCGCGCCTCGGGCGTCGGGCATGGACACCTTGTATGCACGCATGCAGCAATTTGCAACGCGGGTCTACGGGCCGCTGTTCACCGCCGGCCTGCACTTCTGGCAGTTGGGTGAATCCCACTATTGGGGCCACAACGCGATCATCCGCATGAAGCCGTTTATCGAGCACTGCGCCTTGGCGCCGTTGCCGGGCAAGGGCGCATTTGCGGGCGCGATCCTGTCTCACGACTTCGTCGAAGCGGCGTTGATGCGCCGTGCCGGTTGGGGCGTGTGGATTGCCTACGACCTGCCGGGCAGCTACGAAGAACTGCCGCCCAACTTGCTGGACGAACTCAAGCGTGACCGCCGCTGGTGCCACGGCAACTTGATGAACTTCCGCCTGTTCCTGGTTAAAGGCATGCATCCGGTGCACCGTGCGGTGTTCCTGACGGGCGTGATGTCGTACCTGTCGGCGCCGTTGTGGTTCTTCTTCCTGCTGCTGTCGACGGCCTTGCTGGCGGTCAACACGCTGATGGAACCGCAGTACTTCATGGAACCTCGCCAGCTGTATCCGCTGTGGCCTCAATGGCACCCGGACAAAGCCGTTGCGCTGTTCTCGACCACCATCGTGTTGCTGTTCTTGCCTAAGCTGCTGAGCATCATCCTGATCTGGGCCAAAGGCGCGAAACAGTTCGGTGGCAAGTTCAAGGTCACGCTGTCGATGCTGCTCGAAATGCTCTTTTCGATGCTGCTGGCCCCTGTGCGCATGATCTTCCACACCCGTTTCGTACTGGCCGCGTTCCTCGGCTGGGCCGCGACCTGGAACTCGCCACAACGTGACGACGACTCCACGCCGTGGAGTGAAGCAGTGCGTCGCCATGGCCCGCAAACCCTGCTGGGTGCAGCCTGGGCGGCCTTGGTGCTGTGGTTGAATCCGAGCTTCCTGTGGTGGCTGGTGCCGATTGTCGGGTCCTTGATGCTGTCGATTCCGGTCTCGGTGATCTCCAGCCGGGTCAAGCTGGGCCTCAAATCCCGTGACGAAAGCCTGTTCCTGATTCCTGAGGAATACGCACCGCCGCGTGAATTGTCGGCCACTGCTGAATACACCCACGAGAACCGCTACCACGCGCTCAACGACGGTTTTGTTCGTGCCGTGGTCGACCCGCAGCAGAACGCCCTGGCCTGTGCCCTGGCGACCTCGCGTCACCGTGAAGCCGAGCCGATTGAGTGGCTGCGTACCGAACGGGTACGTCAGGCGCTCAAGGTTGGCCCGCAAGGCCTGAGCAACAACGAGCGTATGGCGTTGTTGAGCGACCCTGTGGCGCTGGCACGCCTGCACGCGCTGGTGTGGAGCGAAGGTCACGAAGACTGGCTCAACGCCTGGCGTGAAACCGTGGCGGCGCAGCCCCACGCGCCGTTGTTGCCGTTGCAGCCTGCGGCGTGA
- the dtd gene encoding D-aminoacyl-tRNA deacylase: MKGLLQRVSGARVEVGGEVVGSIDQGLLVLVAVEPADTEAHAAKLLHKLLNYRVFSDADGKMNLSLADVGGGLLLVSQFTLAADTKSGLRPSFSTAAPPALAETLFKHLLEEAKRLHPTVETGRFGAEMQVHLVNDGPVTFLLHI; encoded by the coding sequence ATGAAGGGCTTGTTGCAACGCGTCAGTGGGGCGCGGGTCGAGGTGGGCGGTGAGGTTGTAGGCTCAATTGATCAGGGTTTGCTGGTGCTGGTGGCCGTCGAACCCGCAGACACTGAAGCCCACGCGGCCAAGCTGTTGCACAAGTTACTCAATTACCGGGTGTTCAGCGATGCGGACGGCAAAATGAACCTGTCGCTGGCCGATGTCGGCGGCGGTTTGTTGCTGGTGTCGCAGTTCACGCTGGCGGCTGACACCAAAAGCGGGTTGCGCCCAAGTTTTTCCACGGCGGCACCTCCTGCGTTAGCCGAAACGCTGTTCAAGCACTTGCTGGAAGAGGCAAAACGGCTTCACCCGACGGTCGAAACCGGGCGTTTTGGCGCCGAAATGCAGGTGCATTTGGTCAATGATGGCCCCGTGACATTCTTGTTACACATCTAA